GGCCAGCCTTCGCCACGCTGCAGGACAGGCTGAGCGCGGCCCACGGGCGCCTCCGCCCTGCTCACACGTGACCCGCGGCGCCGGGCACGGGCCTCCCTGCGTGGCCTGTGCCTGCGGACACTATTGGCTGGACGCATCCGGGGTGCCGGCGGCCTGAAACCGCCCCTGGCCGTGGGCCTCGCACCCTGACACGCCCTGGTGTGCACGCGTGTGCACGAGGAAGGCAGACGCCCACTCACACAGCAGGGGCTGAGGTCCTCGGCCGGCGTGACCTGATGTCCCTGGAGAGGGAAGGTCCCCGCGTGGGCGTCCAGGGGCTGCCGGGCTGGTTCTGGCCCACAGGGGAGCCCTGCTCCTGGACCCTTCGCGCCCTCTTCCCGACTTTCTGCAGAGTCCCCCTGtggcccatgctgggctcccaggCAGGCCCCGGGCACAGGGCACACTGGCCCCCCAGGCACAGACCGGTGCTCAAGGCAGCACTCTGTAAACATACGTGGACTCAGACACACGCACAGACACGCATTCCGCGTGGGCCGCGGCCCCCAGAACCACAGCGGGAGTGGGAGCTGGTTGGTCACAGCAGGACAGCCCACCCCGTGGCCCAGGGCCTCCTGGCGCCCAGATCAGGGGACCCTGTTCCCAGGGGGCTGGCCCCCGGCAGGCCCAAGACTCCCTGAGGCTGCGACCCAAGTGGGGGACGTCAGGCCGGGTGGCTGCCCCGGGTGGGAGACCCTTGGATGGGGCAAAGGTCAGGCAGGCAGGGTGTCCGCCTCGGTGCTGGGGGCACTGGGAGCCGGCCTGGCTGTGCAGGGTCGGGCGGGGGCGCGGCTGGATGCCGTGGGGTTCGGGCAGCTGGCAACAACCGGCTCCTGGGAAGGCAGCAGCGGGCGTCCGGGGCGGGCCTGCCCCACCTGGGCTGATCTCCCGCCGGTGTGGATGTCCGGGTGACACACGCGGTGCTGCTTCTCACTCCCCCGCCCGCTCCAGTCACCATGAGATGGTGTCCAGGTCCTCGCCCCCCACGACCCCTGTGACGGCAGCTGCGCCCGCAGACACAGGCCCGGGGGacgggaggggagaggcaggcaaagCCGCCCCGGCTTCTTGGGCCTCGGTGCAGTTCGGGCCAGCTCTGTACCCTCCCCCCATCACAGGCCCTGCCTGAGGGCGGGCACAGGGTCACCGGGACCCCAGAACAGGCACAGACGCCTcgcagggctggggagggtgcCGAGGTCACCGCAGGCCAGGGCAGCAcggagggagggggcaggcactGGCCGGCCAGGCTGGGCCAGCACCCCCCACCTCGGGAGGGTTTGGCCTGCAGCCCCGGGACCCCTGGGTCCtgccctggagggtggggggcctCCGGGTGAGACAAAGGAGCCGGTGCGGGTGGAGCCGGCCGGGCAGTGGCCTCTGAGGGAAGGAACGTGCTGGGCTCGGAGCCGTGCGTGGGGGTCGCGGCGCACTCCTGGAGTGTCACCAGCCACAAGCCAAACGGGTTCGGTGCTCCGGGGCCTCGGGCTGGCCTGGGCGGGGGGCCCTCCGTCCTCAGTACCCTCCTGCTTCCCGGGGTCACCCACACAGATCCCGGGAGGTGTGCGCTGAGCGACTCACCGAGGTGCCGGGATGGGTCCCCAGGGCACAGGGGACCCGAGCAGAGTGCCCAGGATTGGGGGTGGACCCCAGAGggggcgcccccccgcccccgcccaccgCCTGCTGCTGAACTTCCCGAGCAATACACGTGCCTCTTGACCCGCAACCGGACTGAGCCGTGGTGACTCCGCTCCCAGGACCGCGTCGGGCGGGCATCACCTTCCACGCCTCCCCGGCCCTGGGCCTCAGCCATCTTCACGCCGACCCCAGGGCGCCCCGGCCGACCCCAGGGCGCCCCGGCCGCCCCAGCCCCCTCGGTGgctggtgggtggtggtggccgggagcccccagggcagggagcGGACGGCAGCGCCCACCTGGGCCTCAGGCAGCGGGGAGCTCGCCGTCCCTCCGGCCCCACTGGTCCCAAGCCCCCACAGGTTGGGCCGGGGTGACCTCCCACAGGCcctgtccttcccctccccctgccgccTCACTCCTACCTGAGCCCCCACGGCTAGCCGGGACCCCAGGAAGGGCCTAAGTGGCTCAGGCCCGGCTGCGTGGCCACGTGGTGGACACGCTTCCCGGAGCAGGTGGGCATGACGGTTGCCCAGGCGGACCCGGCctcagcgggggggggggggggggggggggtgcaggcgGGAGCTGCCGGGCcggtgggggcagccctgggtgccGGGGAGCCCAGGGAGACGCCACCTGGTGGCTGCAGGTGTGGCCGCCTCCGCACAGGGGAGCAGGCTGGCTCCCGGGCTGGGAGGGGACGGCTGCGGCCCAGGCACCGCGGCGAGGCCAGGAGGCCAGTCCTACTGCTGCCCCGGCCATGGGATCCCGGGCCAGGCCCACCCGGCGCCCCAGTACGTGGGCCTCTGGGACTTCCAGGCCCCGCACAGACCAGGAGCTGAGTTTCCGGGCGGGGGACCTGCTCCGCGTGGAAGTTGGAGGACTGTGGGGGGCCGTGCTGCTGGATGCGGCCGGcggggccctgggccagggctACGTGCCCCACAGCTACCTGGCCGAGAAGGGGACGGTAGAGTCTGAGCCGTGAGTGTCCCCGTGGCCCTGCTGGGTCACCCCAAGGGGTCCCCCTCCTGCAGCCCTCAGGACAGTGTGTGTTGCCCAGTGGCTGGGTCCTGGGGAGGGTCGAGGTGCGGGGCTGCTCCTGGGGGACACGCGACTCCACCTCCTGTGCCCCCTGTTGGGCTGGACGCCCCCGTCTGGTCCCGGGAGGGCTGAGTAGGTTTGGCCATGTGACATCTGGGGacagggggctgcaggggcacgcggcccctcctctgggctcccccaCAGTCACTTCATGGTGCCAGGACCCAGAGAGGACACAGGGGGTCCACCATGGGCTCCCGGATGGCCAGCCGAGGGCTGGGGTCTGCATAGGGGTCCGGGGCAGGGACTAGGCCTCTTGGGGAGCGAAGCTTCACTCACCTTCCAAACAGCCAAAACCAGACACGTGACCTACTTGGAGCAGGACGGCCGATGCAACAGGCCCGTCTGGGTGCGGGGGCTCCCGGACCTGGTGGTTGCCCCACGGCCCGTGGGAGCACAGGGAGCGCAGGCCACCCCGGGCAGCCTGGCAGGGCCGTGTGCACGGCGCCCCACACTGCTCCCCTGAGCTCGGGGCCGAGAGCCGGCCTGAGGGGCTCTGTGCCTGCCTCCTGTGACCTGGGAGCTgctggggccggggtggggggtcctcCTCCTGCAGGGAGACCGGCAGTGTCATCGGACACAGCACGTTCTCACAAGGCAGGGTCTCGTGACAGCGACAGGGCAGAGCTGGCCATGgctggtgcaaaggccctgaggtccCCACAACCTAGTGCATTTgaaaagcaggaaggaggagggtggTCGGAGGGGTGAGCAAATGAGATTCAGGGTGTGCTAACGATCAGGGCGGGCGTGGGGCTCGGGGCCCCAGGTGGGGGCTCCTGTTCATGACACCTGAAGGAACAGGGACCAAGGGCAGAGCCGGGCAGCCACGCCCCGTGGTCCAGGGCTGGTCCTGCCCCGTGTCAGCACGTGTGGGCGCCCGTGGGCCCGTGTGCGTGTGAGCACCCGCCGAGCCTGGCCACGCGGCTGCCGAAGCCCAGACCCCGTGGGATGGGAGTGGCTCTGACCCCACAGGTGGCACAacctgggccctgggcagggggcagtggtGCCTGCAGCCCTTCTGGGTCACCGCGGCCTTTCCTGGGGTCCAGCCCGGCCCCGCGGCACATCCGGGGTCTCTGAAGGGCAGAGAAGTGGCCGTTGGGCAGGGACGGGATCATGGGGGCTGTGGGTCGGGGAGTCGGGGCGCAGCTGGGAGGACGTGGGGTCAGCGGCCCcggaccgcccccccccccaggtggctCGGCCGCATCTCGTGCTCCAAAGCGCCGCACCGGCTGCAGGCCGAGGACACCCCGGGCGCCTTCCTGGTCGGGGCGAGCGAAAAGCCGGGTGCGGACTACGTTCTCGGGTACGGCCTCCGCGACCCTTGGCGCCAGCCCGTGGCCCCCTGCGGGACTCAGGGTCCCCCCCACCCGGCCCACCCCCTCGGTCTGTGTGTCCGCCCAGACTCCCCCAGGGCGGCtagttcctggggtcctggacaCGAGCGCCTCCGTCCCATGCAGTGCGGGACAGGTGGGCCGTGCGGCTGCCCCTTAGCGCGGCCACGTCCTCCCGCGGGCTTCCCAAGCTCCCGGAGCATCACCGGACCCGGAGTCTGTCCCATGGCCTGTGGCTGACCGTGCACGGCCCTCAGCGTCACCCAGGCGGGGGTCGGTGTGTCCTGGAGGCCGTGGTCCCCCAGAGCTGAGCGCGGGGGCaggcagtgggggtgggatgTGCCTTCCCCCGGGCCAGGGGGGGGCCGGCTgtgctcccgccccgccccgcgtccCCCGTCCTGCGTCCCTCCAAGCCGGGACAGCCTGGGACAGGGCGGCTGGCTGAGTCTTGTGTGAGTGGCCGCAGCCGAGGTCACTGGCCTGCAGGGGCCCTGAGGGTGTCTGCGGCGCCCGGGAAGCCTGGCCACAGGCCGGACCCTGTGTTGCCCTATATTTGAGGGCAGAGGGGGGCCCCCGTCCTGGGGTCAGAGGGGGGCATCCCTGAGGGTGGACTGGGGGGACCACCCCTGGCCTGTGTCCCCGCTGTCCCTCCAGCTCGAGCCCAAGCCCCTGCCCCACATGAAGGCTGGGAGAGGCTGCGGGGGGAGTTCACGCTCTGCAGGAAGCTGGGGTCCGGCTACCCCGGGGAGGCCTTCAAGGGGCTCTGGAAAGACCAGGTCCGCGTGGCTATCAAGGTGATTGCTCGAGGCGAGTGGGGCCTCGCGGAGGGGGCAGGCGGCCCAGCCAGCCCGGGTGTCACGGCCTGCGTGCAGCGCCCACAGCGGGGTCCTCTCGCGTCATTTCGATGTATGTGCTATTGCCTAAATGcacttatttaaaaaagcaattttaaattcttaatgtaAACGGAAAGCCATTAAAGTAAGTAGAGCCCTAGAAACCTGCCGAGTCCTCTAAAATCTCCTGAAAACTCACGAGGTCCGGATCCCCTTCAGGAGCCAGGGGCTGGCGGGAACACACGTGGGGGATGTTCTGCTTTGCATGTGGCCTGGACGGGCATGGACCGCATGGGGCAGCCGTGacacctggggcgggggggggcatgGCAGGGCCGGGGCCgcagccacccaggcctcctgcgCCCACAGGTGACCTCCTACACCAGCACACGTTCCAGGCAGAGGTCCAGGCCATGAAGAAGCTCCGACACAAGCACGTCCTGGTCCCGTACGCCGTGGCATCCGTGGGGGACCCCGTGTACATCGTCACGGAGCTCATGCCCAAGGGGAGCCTTCTGGAGCTGCTGCGGGGTGAGCAGGCTGGCGGGCGGCACCCAGGGTTCCTCTCTGGGGTCCTAGTGCCCCGTGCTCGCTGCAGGGCGTGAGAGACGTGCAGAGAAACCCCTCGTGGCCCCGTGCCAGGCACAGGCCTccagcatgcccttctggcttccGGACACGCAGCCCGGGTCCTCACTGCTGTTCTGGAAGGTGCTGGCCCTTCCTCCGGGGTGTGTGCACGGGCACTCGCCCCCGTGCACACGAGTCACAGCCCTCGCCCTCTGGGACCTCATTTAGCACCCACAGCACACACGGCCGCTGCCCGTTAGAGACGCGAGACGACACGGGTGCGCCGCAGGACGGGCGGCGTCCACACGCGCGTGTGCCTGCCCAGACTAGCACCGGGGATGCTGGGGGTCAGGCACGCGGCGTTCCCACGGGCCCACGACCACGTGCACCAGCGGAGCCGCCTTGCGCGTTCGCCAGCGCTGAGCCTCCGGAGGTCCTCAGCCGTGTCAGCGCTGCTGTGACGGACGCCCCGGTCCTTACGCCGCTCAGTTCCTATCACTTTAGTGTCCACTCCCGGAAAGGAAACTGGGGGGATGGCGACGGGGTGTGAACGGTCCGCGCCTGCGCCCGGACCCGGACCCAGCTTCCAGGAGGGCTGCGACGGGTCCACTGGTCCCATTTTTGCATCAGGCAGCCGGGTCCCCGAGCCCCGGACCGCGGCTCCTGCCCCTGCAGACGCCCACGAGGAAGCCCTGCCCTCTCGGAGCTGGTGGGCCTCGCCGTCACAGGTGGCCGAGGGCACGTGCTGCTGCAGTCGCAGCACTACACCCACCGGGACCTGGCCGCCGGAGCACCCTCGTGGGGCCCCACACATCTGCAAGCCGGGGACTTCGGGTGCCAGGCTCACCAAGGTAGGGCGGGCCGCAGCGGGCGTCCTGTGCCTGCAGCCGGGGTGTCGGGCGCGGGGGCCGCCCACCCTCGGGGAGGCCGCGGGCGCAGGAAGCTGCGAGGGGAAAGGCAGGCTGcccgggcccggggggggggcgggggggcgcagATAGCCCGGCCTCCCAGGCCCATCCTCGGACCAGacccgacccccaccccccactcagcAGCTCTACAAACAGCCGCGACACTGGGCGCCTGACAGGGCCTCCGGCCCACGCCGCTCAGGGCCAAGTTCCCAAGCCCTTGAAAGCCACGAACGCGCGTGTCCGCCCCGAGCGGTCACCACGGCCTCCCGCGCTGGCCGCGCTCCCGGCTCCGGAGGTCCCCGCTGACGGCCGGCGTCCAGGCCGCGGCTCCATGCTCGGCGCGAGTGGGTGCTGCTGGAAGGCCGTCTCCTCGCCCACCGGTGGCCggcagcaggcagggcagggtcGCACGGCCTTCCCGGTGCCCCGCCCGCCGGGGCAGCCCTGTGAGCCCGCGGTGTGAACACCTCCCCCGCCTCCCGGCGCCCCCAGGGCCCGTGTCCAAGCGCGTCCCTCTGGGGGCACCTGCGCCCGGTCCGCCCCAGCACGCGCCGGCTGCAGGAGGACGTCTGCCTCTCCTAGGACCGCCCCGACGCCCTCTCCCCGGGGCTTCGCTCCATCAGATCTGACGTCTGGTCCTTCGGGATTCTCCTCCACGAGATTTTGAGCAGGGGGCAGGTGCCCTATCCGGGTCCTGGGCCCCCAGCAGGGTccctggcgggggtggggggtggggcaggagggtgcCATCACCTGGACTCGGAACGTGCACCAGCCAGCCCTCCGGGGGTGTTAGGACTGTGTGCAGGGGTGCAGCGGGCAGGAGCTTGGCTCAGGGTTTCCCACCAGGGCGGCAGTTGGCAGTGTGGCTTCctaggggggaggggagggtagGTGGGCGCCTGCTGCTGGCCCCCGCAGCCCCTCTCGCCGTCCCCCCACAGGCATGTCCAACCACGAGGCCTTCCTGAGGGTGGACTCGGGCTACCGCGTGCCCTGCCCCCCCGAGGGCCCACCCGCCGCACACAAGCTGATGCTCTCGTGCTGGCACAGGGACCCGGAGCAGAGGCCCTGCTTCAGAGCCCTGCAGGAGAGGCTCTCCAGTGTCACCAGGTACGAGGACCCACTCTGAACGACCCCCTCCGGCTGCAGCCGTGGAGGGAGCTGGCCCAGGACCCGGGGAGAGGGGCCGGGTGCCACCCTGGGCCTCAGATCAGGAGTACGGGCAGAGGAAGGTGCTAACATGCCCCTCGGGCCATGGGCCCGCCCTGTCCCGGCGCAGCGGAGGCGTGGCCCCTGCTGTCCTCCTGAGACTCCTGGACGGTGCCGCAGCCCTCCACAGCCAACGCCAACTCCAGAACCCTCCAGTGCCTGGTTACCGTCCTTCCTAAACGGCCCAGGGCTCACCCTGTGCCATGTGGCCCAAGCCTCCTCCTGACTGGGGGGGGACGACAGAGACTTCCCAGGACGGACTGTTGGCTCATGGGGCTCTGCTGTCTGCCAGCCGGGGCTGGGCGCCGTCCCTGCCTTCCTGCCACGGCAATCAGCAGCTGGAGGGCCTCATCTGGACACAGCCTGGGCAGCTCTCAGGCGACCCTCTGGGGCCCCTACCCCCCCCTGGGTCCATCTGATGAGGTGGGGATGGCCTCCCTAGccagcctcctcctgcctggACAGAGCAGCCAGGACGGGGCTGCAGCCCCACGGAACCGCAAGCTCTGCCCACACCTGGGACTGCTGGTGCGCAGCTATTTATAGCCCCCTACGGGGAAGAGGGGCAGGAGCGCAGCCAGCAGAGCCCCTACCTCCctcccggggctgccctctcctgaCCAGCACAGCCGGGCCAATCTGTGCTGGCCGCTGCGGTGTGTGGGCACTGCTCGTGCACTGGCACGCCCGCCCAGGGGGACACGAGCACAGGCTCCCCAGGTCCCCGGTTGGAGCTGGTCCACAGCTGGGTCACCTGTGAGGAATGGGGCACCCCCTGGCCCCCTTGCTGCTCAGCGTTAGTTCTGGCTCCCTGTACCCAGGATGTGTCCCACAACGGCCTAGCAGAGGCACCACCGTTATAGGAAGGCTCCTGGAGACAGTCGGGCCCTGTTCCTCCCTGCAGTCACGAGTGGGGGGCAGGGCACCAGCTCCCTCCAGCCCCGGGCCGAGGGGAGCCTCCCTGCCCGACTCCGGAGCCTGCTCTCCCA
This portion of the Vulpes lagopus strain Blue_001 chromosome 18, ASM1834538v1, whole genome shotgun sequence genome encodes:
- the LOC121478275 gene encoding LOW QUALITY PROTEIN: protein-tyrosine kinase 6-like (The sequence of the model RefSeq protein was modified relative to this genomic sequence to represent the inferred CDS: inserted 1 base in 1 codon; deleted 1 base in 1 codon; substituted 1 base at 1 genomic stop codon) gives rise to the protein MGPQGTGDPSRVPRIGGGPQRGRPPAPAHRLLLNFPRPRRAGITFHASPALGLSHLHADPRAPRPTPGRPGRPSPLGGWRELPGRWGQPWVPGSPGRRHLVAAGVAASAQGSRLAPGLGGDGCGPGTAARPGGQSYCCPGHGIPGQAHPAPQYVGLWDFQARTDQELSFRAGDLLRVEVGGLWGAVLLDAAGGALGQGYVPHSYLAEKGTVESEPWLGRISCSKAPHRLQAEDTPGAFLVGASEKPGADYVLGYGLRDPWRQPVAPCGTQGPPHPAHPLGLCVRPDSPRAASSWGPGHERLRPMQCGTGGPCGCPLARPRPPAGFPSSRSITGPGVCPMAWQRGAPVLGSEGGIPEGGLGGPPLACVPAVPPARAQAPAPHEGWERLRGEFTLCRKLGSGYPGEAFKGLWKDQVRVAIKVIARGDLLHQHTFQAEVQAMKKLRHKHVLVPYAVASVGDPVYIVTELMPKGSLLELLRDAHEEALPSRSWWASPSQVAEGTCXLQSQHYTHRDLAAGAPSWGPTHLQAGDFGTRRLQEDVCLSXDRPDALSPGLRSIRSDVWSFGILLHEILSRGQVPYPGMSNHEAFLRVDSGYRVPCPPEGPPAAHKLMLSCWHRDPEQRPCFRALQERLSSVTRYEDPL